One Methylomonas sp. LL1 DNA window includes the following coding sequences:
- the gcvH gene encoding glycine cleavage system protein GcvH: protein MKNIPENLKYAATHEWAALEQDNLVRVGITDFAQSELGDIVFIGLPDVGRTVSANEQLAVVESVKTASDLFSPVAGTVVAVNEAVRDEPEKVNEDAFATWLFQIKADNAAELDQLMDAEAYQRMIEE from the coding sequence ATGAAAAACATACCGGAAAATTTAAAATATGCGGCCACCCATGAATGGGCTGCTCTGGAACAGGATAATCTGGTTCGGGTCGGCATCACCGACTTTGCCCAATCGGAACTGGGAGACATCGTCTTTATCGGCTTGCCGGACGTGGGGCGGACAGTATCCGCCAACGAACAGCTAGCGGTGGTGGAATCGGTTAAGACAGCCTCCGATCTGTTTAGCCCGGTCGCGGGTACCGTGGTGGCGGTCAATGAAGCGGTGCGGGACGAACCTGAAAAAGTCAATGAGGATGCGTTTGCGACTTGGTTGTTCCAGATCAAGGCAGACAATGCCGCCGAGCTGGATCAATTGATGGATGCCGAGGCTTATCAGCGCATGATAGAAGAATAA
- a CDS encoding diacylglycerol kinase → MANQNAKGFKRLINACFFSIAGFKATWQHEEAFRQEVMLFIVTTPLALWLGNGNIEKVLLIGSMVLVLLVELLNSAVEAVVDRVGFEHHELSGRAKDIGSAAVMLSLLWAGTTWALILL, encoded by the coding sequence ATGGCCAATCAAAATGCAAAAGGCTTTAAGCGATTGATCAATGCCTGTTTTTTCTCGATTGCCGGATTTAAAGCCACCTGGCAACATGAGGAAGCTTTTAGGCAGGAAGTAATGCTGTTCATCGTTACCACCCCTCTGGCCTTGTGGCTGGGAAACGGTAACATCGAAAAAGTGCTGCTAATCGGTAGCATGGTGTTGGTATTGCTGGTGGAATTGCTGAATTCGGCGGTCGAAGCCGTGGTTGACCGGGTTGGTTTCGAACATCACGAATTATCGGGCCGGGCCAAGGATATAGGGTCGGCGGCGGTGATGCTGTCCTTGCTGTGGGCGGGAACAACCTGGGCTTTAATTTTGCTGTAA
- a CDS encoding carbohydrate kinase family protein, with the protein MSALICGSMAYDTIMVFHDKFKHHILPEKTHILNVSFLVPTMRREYGGCAGNIAYNLQLLKEEPLIMATVGHDFEPYAQWLSQCGITTRYIKVLDDHFTGQAYITTDEDDNQITAFHPGAMSFSHLNDVPATSEITVGIVSPDGKQGMQEHAEQFAELGIPFIFDPGQGMPMFSGEELLHFLELANYATFNDYESELMQQRTGLTLEQIAEKVDALIITLGSNGSKIYTQGTCIEIPPATPKQVLDPTGCGDAYRAGLLYGLMNDYDWDVTGRIASLLGAIKIEHNGTQNHVFSMPEFKERYQETFGSSF; encoded by the coding sequence ATGAGCGCTTTAATCTGTGGTTCGATGGCTTACGACACCATCATGGTGTTTCACGATAAATTCAAACATCACATCTTGCCGGAGAAGACGCACATTCTGAATGTGTCGTTTCTGGTGCCGACGATGCGTCGTGAATACGGTGGCTGCGCCGGCAACATTGCCTATAACCTGCAATTGCTGAAGGAAGAACCGTTGATCATGGCTACCGTGGGCCACGATTTCGAGCCGTATGCGCAGTGGCTAAGCCAATGCGGCATTACAACCCGCTACATCAAAGTGTTGGATGATCATTTTACCGGTCAAGCCTACATCACCACCGATGAAGACGACAATCAGATTACCGCCTTTCATCCCGGTGCGATGAGCTTTTCCCATCTAAACGATGTGCCGGCTACTTCGGAAATCACGGTTGGTATCGTCTCGCCCGACGGAAAACAAGGTATGCAAGAGCACGCCGAGCAATTCGCCGAGTTGGGGATACCGTTCATTTTCGACCCCGGTCAAGGCATGCCGATGTTCAGTGGCGAGGAATTATTGCATTTTCTGGAACTGGCCAATTACGCTACCTTCAACGATTACGAGTCGGAACTGATGCAACAACGTACCGGTTTGACACTGGAGCAAATTGCCGAAAAAGTCGATGCCTTGATCATTACCCTGGGTAGTAACGGCTCCAAAATCTATACCCAAGGTACTTGTATCGAAATTCCGCCCGCCACCCCGAAACAGGTGTTGGATCCCACCGGTTGCGGAGATGCTTACCGGGCCGGCCTGTTGTATGGTCTTATGAATGATTACGATTGGGATGTCACCGGCCGTATCGCCTCGTTATTGGGTGCGATTAAAATCGAACATAACGGCACCCAGAATCATGTGTTCAGCATGCCGGAATTCAAGGAACGTTACCAGGAAACCTTCGGTTCGTCATTTTGA
- the mazG gene encoding nucleoside triphosphate pyrophosphohydrolase: MSLTKTQALLALMARLRDPETGCAWDRKQDFYSLIPYTIEEAYEVADAIERNDFDDLRGELGDLLLQVVFHSRIAEERGLFDFEQVAAAIGDKLVSRHPHVFAGVKFDSDDERQQAWEEAKAQERQQKHPNKKTDSVLSGVAKSLPALVECEKIQNRAASHGFDWPDTEPVFDKVREELQEVHEAWQSGDQTHIQEEVGDLLLVAVNLARHLKVNPEIALKQATKKFTRRFNYIEKQIEASGRALRDCELEELDGLWHEAKRVQNKTGSSHDD, translated from the coding sequence TTGAGTTTAACCAAAACCCAGGCCTTATTAGCGCTGATGGCCCGCTTGCGCGACCCGGAAACGGGTTGCGCCTGGGACCGGAAACAGGATTTTTATAGCCTGATTCCGTATACCATCGAGGAAGCTTATGAAGTGGCCGATGCGATTGAGCGCAACGACTTCGATGATTTGCGCGGCGAGCTGGGCGATTTGCTGCTGCAAGTGGTGTTCCATTCGCGTATAGCGGAAGAACGTGGCTTGTTCGATTTCGAACAGGTTGCCGCTGCTATCGGCGATAAATTGGTCAGTCGCCATCCGCATGTGTTTGCCGGCGTCAAGTTCGACAGTGACGATGAACGCCAACAGGCTTGGGAAGAGGCCAAGGCCCAAGAAAGGCAACAAAAACATCCTAATAAAAAAACAGACAGCGTATTGTCCGGAGTAGCCAAAAGTCTGCCGGCGTTGGTGGAGTGCGAAAAAATCCAGAATCGTGCCGCCAGTCACGGTTTCGACTGGCCGGATACCGAGCCTGTATTCGACAAGGTCAGAGAAGAGTTACAAGAAGTGCACGAAGCCTGGCAGTCGGGCGATCAGACTCACATTCAGGAAGAGGTGGGCGATTTATTGCTGGTAGCGGTCAATTTGGCCCGCCATCTGAAAGTCAATCCGGAAATCGCCTTGAAACAAGCCACCAAGAAATTTACCCGCCGCTTCAATTACATTGAAAAGCAGATCGAAGCTTCGGGCAGAGCATTGCGCGATTGTGAACTCGAGGAACTGGATGGCCTATGGCACGAAGCCAAGCGGGTGCAAAACAAGACCGGATCGAGCCATGATGATTAA